A single Elephas maximus indicus isolate mEleMax1 chromosome 2, mEleMax1 primary haplotype, whole genome shotgun sequence DNA region contains:
- the LOC126070073 gene encoding protocadherin beta-2, with translation MEAGGEKERVLKQRQVLLFFVLLGIAQAAFKPRHYSVAEEMESGSFVANLLKDLGLEIGELAVRGPRVVSKGKKLNLQVDRQTGDLWLNEKLDREELCGPTEHCVLPFQVLLENPLQIFQAELQVRDINDHSPVFLDKEMILKISESIPPGTTFLVERAQDLDVGNNSLQNYTLSPNFHFRLKLQNSSNGILPQLVLDKALDREEQPEIRLTLTALDGGTPPRSGSALVRIEVVDINDNAPEFAKLLYEVQIPENSPIGSQVATVSARDLDIGTNGEISYTFFQASEDIRNTFRINTESGELLLTQKLDFESVQTYTLNIQATDGGGLSGSCVVFVQVMDLNDNPPELTISTLINHIPENLQETIVAVFSVSDPDSGDNGKMVCFIQDDLPFFLKPSVENFYTLVINTALDRESRSEYNVTITVTDLGSPRLKTQHNITIWVSDVNDNAPTFTESSYTLFIRENNSPALHMGSVSATDRDSGSNAQVTYSLLPAQDPHLPLASLVSINADNGHLFALRSLDYEALRTFEFLVGATDAGSPAMSSEALVRVVVLDDNDNSPFVLYPLQNDSAPCIELVPRAAETGYLVTKVVAVDGDSGQNAWLSYQLLKATEPGLFSVWAHNGEVRTARLLSERDAAKHRLVVLVRDNGEPPRSTSVTVHVLLVDGFSQPYLPLPEVAPEEAQADLLTVYLVIALASVSSLFLFSVILFVAVRLCRRNRATSVGRYPVPEGHFPSHLVDVNGTGTLSQSYQYEVCLTGGSGTSEFKFLKPIIPNFLSQGAERVSETNASFRNSFEFS, from the coding sequence ATGGAGGCTGGAGGGGAAAAGGAGCGCGTTCTGAAACAAAGGCAAGTCCTGCTATTCTTTGTTTTGCTGGGCATAGCTCAGGCTGCTTTCAAGCCTAGGCACTATTCAGTGGCCGAGGAAATGGAGAGTGGCTCCTTTGTGGCTAATCTGTTAAAAGACCTGGGGCTGGAGATAGGCGAACTGGCTGTGCGGGGGCCCCGGGTCGTTTCCAAAGGGAAAAAGTTGAATTTGCAGGTCGATAGGCAGACCGGAGACCTGTGGTTAAATGAGAAACTGGACCGGGAGGAGCTGTGCGGCCCCACGGAGCATTGTGTATTACCCTTCCAGGTGTTACTGGAAAATCCCTTGCAGATTTTTCAGGCCGAGCTACAGGTTAGGGACATAAATGATCATTCTCCGGTTTTTCTGGACAAGgaaatgattttgaaaatttCAGAAAGTATCCCTCCCGGAACTACTTTCCTAGTAGAACGAGCCCAGGATTTAGATGTAGGAAACAACAGTCTACAGAATTACACACTAAGCCCAAATTTCCACTTCCGTCTTAAATTACAAAATAGTTCCAATGGCATATTACCACAGCTGGTGCTGGACAAAGCGCTGGATCGCGAAGAACAGCCTGAGATCAGGCTAACACTCACAGCGCTGGATGGTGGGACTCCACCCAGGTCTGGTTCTGCCCTGGTCCGCATTGAAGTCGTGGACATTAACGACAATGCCCCTGAGTTTGCAAAACTGCTCTATGAAGTTCAGATCCCAGAGAATAGCCCCATTGGATCCCAGGTTGCCACCGTCTCTGCTAGGGATTTAGACATTGGAACAAATGGAGAAATATCTTACACATTTTTCCAAGCCTCTGAAGACATTCGCAACACGTTTCGAATAAATACGGAATCTGGAGAACTTCTTTTAACACAGAAACTGGATTTCGAATCCGTTCAGACTTACACACTAAATATTCAGGCGACAGATGGTGGGGGGCTTTCTGGAAGTTGTGTGGTGTTTGTCCAAGTGATGGATTTGAATGACAACCCACCGGAACTAACCATATCAACGCTTATCAATCATATCCCAGAAAATCTGCAGGAGACCATAGTTGCTGTATTCAGTGTTTCAGATCCTGACTCGGGAGACAACGGAAAAATGGTTTGCTTCATCCAAGATgatcttcctttctttttgaaaccctctgttgagaatttttacactcTTGTCATAAACACAGCCCTGGACCGAGAGAGCAGATCCGAGTATAACGTCACCATCACCGTCACAGACTTGGGATCCCCCAGGTTGAAAACCCAGCATAACATAACTATTTGGGTCTCAGATGTCAATGACAACGCTccaactttcactgaaagctcCTACACCCTGTTCATCCGCGAGAACAACAGCCCCGCCCTGCATATGGGCAGCGTCAGCGCCACAGACAGAGACTCAGGCTCCAACGCCCAAGTCACCTACTCGCTGCTGCCGGCCCAGGACCCGCACCTCCCCCTCGCCTCCTTGGTCTCCATCAACGCGGACAACGGGCACCTCTTCGCTCTCAGGTCGCTGGATTATGAGGCCCTGCGAACCTTCGAGTTCCTCGTGGGAGCAACAGACGCAGGTTCCCCGGCAATGAGCAGCGAGGCGCTTGTGCGCGTGGTGGTCCTGGACGATAACGACAACTCGCCCTTTGTGCTGTACCCGCTGCAGAACGACTCTGCGCCCTGCATCGAGCTGGTGCCCAGGGCTGCCGAGACAGGCTACCTGGTGACCAAGGTGGTGGCGGTGGACGGCGATTCGGGCCAGAACGCCTGGCTGTCCTACCAGCTGCTCAAGGCCACTGAGCCCGGGCTGTTCAGCGTGTGGGCGCACAATGGCGAGGTGCGCACAGCCAGGCTGCTCAGCGAGCGCGACGCCGCCAAGCACAGACTCGTCGTGCTGGTCAGGGACAATGGCGAGCCGCCAAGGTCGACCTCCGTGACGGTGCACGTGCTCCTGGTGGATGGCTTCTCACAGCCCTACCTGCCACTCCCAGAGGTGGCCCCGGAAGAGGCCCAGGCCGACTTGCTCACCGTCTACTTGGTCATTGCGTTGGCGTCGGTCTCGTCGCTCTTCTTGTTCTCCGTCATCCTGTTCGTCGCTGTGCGGCTGTGCAGGAGGAACAGGGCCACCTCAGTGGGTCGCTATCCGGTGCCTGAGGGCCACTTTCCGAGCCACTTGGTGGACGTGAATGGCACTGGAACCCTGTCCCAGAGCTACCAGTATGAGGTATGTCTGACAGGAGGTTCTGGGACCAGCGAGTTCAAGTTTCTGAAGCCGATTATCCCCAACTTCCTTTCTCAGGGTGCTGAGAGGGTTAGTGAGACAAATGCCAGTTTCAGGAATAGCTTTGAATTCAGTTAA